A single genomic interval of Helianthus annuus cultivar XRQ/B chromosome 13, HanXRQr2.0-SUNRISE, whole genome shotgun sequence harbors:
- the LOC110898734 gene encoding DEAD-box ATP-dependent RNA helicase 37, producing the protein MPTSWADSVAAAENTAAGSYGSSNSLAPNRPTYVPPHLRNRPSSSEAAAAPAPAPVAANTGVPAVSGGNRWAAPRNDFRSGGYGGGGGGGGRGGGGWNNRSGGWDRGRDREVNPFGNDDGAEQQFVDQENSGINFDAYEDIPVETSGDNVPPPVNTFAEIDLGEALNLNIRRCKYVKPTPVQRHAIPISLGGRDLMACAQTGSGKTAAFCFPIISGIMRGQFGQRAQRMPRTACPLALILSPTRELSCQIHEEARKFAYQTGVKVVVAYGGAPINQQLRELERGVDILVATPGRLVDLLERARVSLQSIQYLALDEADRMLDMGFEPQIRKIVQQMDMPPPGVRQTMLFSATFPKEIQRLASDFLANYIFLAVGRVGSSTDLIVQRVEYVQESDKRSHLMDLLHAQRANGAHGKQALTLVFVETKKGADSLEYWLCMNGFPATTIHGDRSQQEREQALRSFKSGNTPILVATDVAARGLDIPHVAHVVNFDLPNDIDDYVHRIGRTGRAGKSGLATAFFNDNNTSMARPLSELMQESNQEVPAWLARYAARVSYGGGKNRRGGGGGGRFGGRDFRRDNNFNRGGGDYYGGGNTNNAYGGAPGGGYGGGYGASGGYGPGVASAWD; encoded by the exons ATGCCAACTTCTTGGGCTGATTCAGTTGCTGCAGCTGAAAACACAGCTGCTGGTTCATACGGTAGTTCGAATTCGTTAGCTCCAAACAGACCGACTTACGTCCCGCCACATCTTCGTAACCGTCCTTCTAGTTCAGAGGCTGCAGCTGCACCAGCACCAGCACCAGTTGCTGCAAATACCGGTGTTCCTGCTGTTAGTGGTGGTAACCGTTGGGCTGCTCCTAGAAACGACTTTAGGTCTGGTGggtacggtggtggtggtggtggtggtggacgtgGCGGCGGTGGTTGGAACAACAGGAGTGGTGGATGGGACCGTGGTAGGGACCGTGAGGTAAACCCTTTTGGAAACGATGACGGTGCCGAGCAACAATTCGTTGATCAAGAGAATTCTGGGATTAACTTCGATGCGTATGAAGACATTCCTGTTGAGACAAGTGGTGACAATGTACCGCCACCTGTCAATACGTTTGCTGAGATTGATTTAGGTGAAGCGCTTAATCTAAACATTAGGAGGTGCAAGTATGTGAAACCAACTCCTGTTCAACGCCACGCGATACCGATTTCACTTGGTGGTCGCGATTTGATGGCGTGTGCACAGACGGGGTCGGGAAAGACTGCGGCGTTTTGTTTCCCAATTATTAGTGGAATAATGCGGGGGCAGTTTGGTCAACGAGCACAACGGATGCCTCGTACAGCGTGTCCACTTGCTCTTATTCTCTCACCCACACGAGAGCTATCATGTCAA ATTCATGAAGAAGCTCGGAAGTTTGCTTATCAAACTGGTGTAAAAGTGGTTGTTGCTTATGGTGGAGCCCCGATCAATCAACAG CTTCGAGAGCTAGAAAGAGGTGTCGACATTCTCGTTGCAACCCCTGGGCGATTAGTGGATCTGTTAGAGCGTGCGCGCGTCTCTCTACAATCCATCCAGTATTTAGCTTTAGATGAAGCTGATCGAATGCTAGATATGGGTTTTGAACCACAAATAAGGAAAATCGTGCAACAAATGGACATGCCCCCGCCAGGTGTCAGACAGACAATGTTATTCAGTGCCACTTTTCCCAAAGAGATACAG AGATTGGCGTCTGATTTTCTTGCAAATTATATATTTTTGGCTGTGGGAAGAGTTGGTTCGAGTACCGATTTGATTGTTCAGAGAGTCGAGTATGTACAAGAAAGTGATAAAAGAAGTCATCTTATGGACCTTTTGCATGCACAAAGGGCTAATGGTGCGCATGGCAAG CAAGCGCTTACATTGGTTTTTGTGGAGACTAAAAAAGGGGCCGATTCACTAGAATATTGGTTATGCATGAATGGCTTCCCCGCCACCACTATTCATGGCGATAGATCACAGCAG GAACGTGAACAGGCTTTGAGATCATTTAAAAGCGGGAATACCCCAATCTTGGTTGCAACAGACGTAGCAGCACGTGGTCTCGACATTCCACACGTGGCCCACGTGGTCAACTTTGACCTACCAAACGACATTGACGACTACGTGCACCGTATAGGAAGAACCGGCCGAGCAGGAAAGTCAGGCCTAGCCACTGCTTTCTTTAACGACAACAACACCTCAATGGCTAGACCGTTGTCAGAGCTCATGCAAGAATCTAACCAAGAGGTTCCGGCTTGGCTTGCTCGTTACGCAGCTCGAGTTTCCTACGGTGGCGGCAAGAACCgccgtggtggtggtggtggtggtcggtttGGCGGGCGTGATTTCCGGCGAGACAACAATTTTAACCGGGGTGGTGGAGATTATTATGGTGGTGGGAATACGAATAACGCTTACGGAGGAGCTCCTGGCGGCGGGTATGGTGGCGGATATGGAGCTTCTGGTGGTTATGGTCCCGGTGTTGCTAGTGCTTGGGACTGA